GCGTTGGTGAGAAAAGCTTTCTGGTCGTCACCAGCGGCACGGCCCGCCTTGACAATCGCAAGGTCAAGGCGGCTTTCGGGGGCAAGGCCTCAATGCTGGACGCGGAACAGGTTCAGACGCTCACAGGGCACCCTGTCGGCGGCGTATGCCCCTTCGGATTGGCGACGCCGCTTCCTGTCTATTGCGACATCTCCCTGAAGGCCTTCGACGAGGTGGTGCCGGCGGCAGGCTCGATCCATGCGGCGGTGCGCATCCACCCTCAGCGCATGGCCGAGCTCGTGGGCGCCGACTGGGTCGATGTTTGCCAGTAAGAGCAGAGCCGTCCGTCCGGCAGATGCGCAGGAGCAAGCCGGTTTCAAGCCAGCATCCTAAATGACGTAGAAATCCTTATCGGTCATGGCGAGACCGGACTTCAGCTTGGCGAAGAGAAGGGCTTTGGACTTGGATCCGGAGCCATCCGGGTCGTAATACAAGTACCCGGTCTTCTTGTTGTAGATCAGGTAGTCGTTCTTGTCCTGCGCCTTGCTGCCGATGGTGAAGAAGTCAGGTTTCAGCTTTCCGGCCTTGCCGAGCTTCTTGAAGATGCTGTTCTCCAGGCGGATCGTGTCGTCCTTGACGTCGAAGTCCTTGATCGTGTCGACGTTGGTTTTGGCGTTCAGCTTGTCCTTGAACGTGAAGACATCGCGTCCCCAGCCGCCGTTCAGCGTGTCGTTGCCCGCTCCACCATCGAGCGAATCGTTTCCGGCATCGCCGTAGAGCTTGTCGTTGCCATCGCCGCCCAGCAGGGTATCGGCGTGCATCCCTCCGTACAAGGTATCGTTTCCGTCCTGCCCCAGCAGCCGATTCCGTCCGGTTCCTCCGTAGAGGACGTCATGCCCGTTTCCTCCGTAGAGGACGTCATTGCCGCCGTCACCATAGAGCCAATCATCCCCATCGCGGCCGTCGATGACATTTGCGCCCGCGTTGCCGAAAATCTCGTTCGAGAGCGCATTTCCGGTCAGGCTAAGGTAGAAGTCGCCGCCGGCGGCTTTCAGAACTTCGATATTGTCGCCCAGCGCATACGACACAGATGTGATGACCGTGTCATACCCTTGCCCTGCCTCTTCCCAGACGACATCGAACGCAGTATCGACAAGGTAGAGATCGTCACCGGCACCACCGACCAGGGTGTCGACGCCACCCTTTCCGTCGAGCGTGTCGCCGCCTGACGTTCCAACAATCCGATTCGAGAAGTCGTTACCGAACAGAGCCAGAGAGTTTGCCCCGGTGGCGGCTCTCAGTTCTTCGATCTCGGACTCGATCGCCAGGGCGAAATTGGCACTCGTCCAAATAATGTCATAGCCGCCACCGGCAGCTTCGAAGACACGATCATCTCGATTGTCGACGATATAGGTATCGTTCCCGGCCCCGCCATCCAGCGTATCGGCACCCTCCCCGCCGTCGATGTAGTCGTCGCCGCCATAGCCATCAATATAGTCGCCACGAGAGGAACCGATGAAGTGATCGCTGCCCCCCAGGATCACGGTCGCGCCTGCGGCGCCGCTTCGATGGAACTCCCTTAGCCCGCCATCGTAGTCGACCGGAATCGGGCCGCTCCCGTAGGTGAACCACAGCTCCCCGGCGCGCCGTACCTCAATCGACGAAACCTGCCCTGAAGTCCCGTTGATGGCAGAACCCCGATAGACGATGTCGAACATCATGTGATCGACATCAACCTGGAACGTCGCCGTTTCCAACCCATCCTCCACTCTGTAGGCAATCTCGCCCACGATCGCGGTGAAGAAGTCCTGCAGGCGGAGGCCAGGCCGCATGTTGTTGGTGAAGGTAACGACAGCCATCGCGGGGTACCGAGAAACTTTCGAATGCGTGTCGGAGAAGAAGACCGACTGAAGAGACGATGCACGCCTCGCCGGTTCTCCTCCTCGGAGAAGGCGATCGCCAGAGTCGAATGAAACATAATGTCAGAAAGCGATGAGGTTATTTAATCCTACCTCTTCGTCAACGCAATGGCAGGCAGGCATTTTTATCCGGCAGGCGTCGTGTCGATCAGGGACATTGAGAACAGATCAGCCTATTTTTGCGAGCGAACGTTCAGGAGAGCTTGCCAGGAGGAAGGGAACGCATTTTTTTGTGCGCCAATACTCCGATACCCCAAAGTACCCATCGAAGTAAGCTTGACATTTATTTTATCGGCTGATGCGATCTGTCCTTACGGAATATCTTCGCATTGGGACAGTGGAGGGTGTGATGGGCCGCATCATGAAAGAGGACGATATCTTCATTTCTGGATTGTTCGATCTCATGAACCTTCGCTTCGGCCCGTCGCAAGGTCCGGGAGAGGCTTTCGGAGGCATCGAGGAGATGGGCGTCCTGCAGAAGGAGTTCCAGATCTTTCAAAGGGGGCGTTCCTTCCGGGACTGCGTCGCCGTCCTGAATCTCGGGGGCTTCTGGAACGCCCGGGCACGGAACAGGTGGCTCAAGCTCATCGGGGACCTCGACAAATACGATTCCGATGAGCCCGGCGTGAACGGCAACGACCGCATCATGAACATGATGGTGGAGAATTTCGAATCAGGCCGTCCTCTCCCGGTGCTTTTCCAGGCTCACGATTCCCGCAGCGAGGAAGGGCGCCGGGTCGTCGTGAGAGATTCGAGAACCGGGTTCTTCTATATGGAGCAGCCCTACATCATCGTGTCGCTGCCGATGCTTCCGAAAACGGCCCCTCGGATGACCCAGCAGGCGTCGAAAACAGCCCGCAAGACTCCTGCTAAGACAGCCAAGACGTCCAAGGCTGCGCCCAAAACGGCGAAAAAGACCCCTCGTCGAAGGTAGTCCACAGGCCGGATGACCAGTCGTCGCTCCGCCGAACTCGACGAGGCCTATGGGCAGGTCGGGCAATACTACACGCAGAAGCTTCGTCG
This region of Microvirga mediterraneensis genomic DNA includes:
- a CDS encoding YbaK/EbsC family protein gives rise to the protein MSLESVRAFLAQKAPDIEIIEMPTSTATVTQAAEAHGVEPEMIAKTLSLRVGEKSFLVVTSGTARLDNRKVKAAFGGKASMLDAEQVQTLTGHPVGGVCPFGLATPLPVYCDISLKAFDEVVPAAGSIHAAVRIHPQRMAELVGADWVDVCQ
- a CDS encoding calcium-binding protein, encoding MGEIAYRVEDGLETATFQVDVDHMMFDIVYRGSAINGTSGQVSSIEVRRAGELWFTYGSGPIPVDYDGGLREFHRSGAAGATVILGGSDHFIGSSRGDYIDGYGGDDYIDGGEGADTLDGGAGNDTYIVDNRDDRVFEAAGGGYDIIWTSANFALAIESEIEELRAATGANSLALFGNDFSNRIVGTSGGDTLDGKGGVDTLVGGAGDDLYLVDTAFDVVWEEAGQGYDTVITSVSYALGDNIEVLKAAGGDFYLSLTGNALSNEIFGNAGANVIDGRDGDDWLYGDGGNDVLYGGNGHDVLYGGTGRNRLLGQDGNDTLYGGMHADTLLGGDGNDKLYGDAGNDSLDGGAGNDTLNGGWGRDVFTFKDKLNAKTNVDTIKDFDVKDDTIRLENSIFKKLGKAGKLKPDFFTIGSKAQDKNDYLIYNKKTGYLYYDPDGSGSKSKALLFAKLKSGLAMTDKDFYVI